A window from Vulcanimicrobium alpinum encodes these proteins:
- a CDS encoding DUF4337 family protein yields MSKAFEDAHERHASAHEGPRWVPIVAAALAVLAAFSGYLANVRATAAIIAKNDAIVATTHASDTYAEYQAGRLKYYVAQSALDAGVNAGGDAAKLRANATRENAKGPPLLEKAHRFEEDATRMNERSERLLAQHETIEIATTLFEVSIVLVSITALVGSRLLPVSAAIASFAGVAIFLYGLTR; encoded by the coding sequence ATGAGCAAAGCCTTCGAAGACGCGCACGAGCGGCACGCGTCGGCGCACGAGGGGCCGCGCTGGGTCCCGATCGTCGCCGCCGCGCTCGCGGTCCTGGCCGCGTTCAGCGGGTATCTCGCGAACGTCCGCGCCACCGCCGCGATCATCGCGAAGAACGACGCGATCGTCGCGACGACGCACGCCTCGGACACGTACGCCGAGTATCAGGCCGGGCGGCTGAAGTACTACGTCGCGCAGTCGGCGCTCGACGCCGGCGTCAATGCCGGCGGCGACGCGGCCAAGCTGCGCGCGAACGCGACGCGCGAGAACGCAAAAGGGCCGCCGTTGCTCGAGAAAGCGCATCGTTTTGAAGAAGACGCGACGCGAATGAACGAGCGATCCGAACGGCTCCTCGCGCAGCACGAGACGATCGAGATCGCCACGACGCTGTTCGAGGTCTCGATCGTCCTCGTCTCGATCACGGCGCTGGTCGGTTCGCGCCTGCTGCCGGTCTCCGCCGCGATCGCGTCGTTCGCGGGCGTGGCGATCTTTCTCTACGGACTGACGCGCTGA